One genomic region from Gossypium hirsutum isolate 1008001.06 chromosome D13, Gossypium_hirsutum_v2.1, whole genome shotgun sequence encodes:
- the LOC107920764 gene encoding uncharacterized protein, giving the protein MKRVLFRGISLTTRNFLHSYTKTNQNPVHSFNPLSASTRSRLRFYSSESDSPVEKKPDPVVESASVAEAHVKDVALPVEDVSNKELKTRIKKYFEGDEEALPSVLEAILRRKLAGKHEETDDELMDELEVQPRDDVDDEEFESDFDNLYSTDEEIENLYSARDIVVKRMVKDEYFNMDDQKWDEMIKEAVQHGYLKDTKECEEILEDMLSWDKLLPDEMKKKVEERFNELGDMCERGELEVEEAYEQFKEFEDQMVMEYGKMMEAEGPPKFDETAVPDLKKNLDDPPGEGPILRWQTRAVFAPGGDAWHPKNRKVKMSVTVKELGLSKHQFRRLRELVGKRYHPGKDELTITSERFEHREENRKDCLRTLFSLIEEAGKANKMVEEARTKYVKNRLRANPAFMERLRAKTMKLQESTTFP; this is encoded by the exons ATGAAAAGGGTTTTGTTCAGAGGCATTTCACTCACTACTCGCAATTTTCTTCACTCTTATACCAAAACCAACCAAAACCCAGTTCACTCGTTCAACCCACTCTCCGCTTCAACTCGGTCTCGACTCAGGTTCTACTCATCCGAATCGGATTCTCCCGTTGAAAAGAAGCCTGACCCTGTTGTAGAATCTGCTTCAGTAGCTGAAGCCCATGTCAAGGATGTAGCTTTGCCCGTTGAGGATGTGAGTAATAAAG AGCTGAAAACCCGAATCAAGAAGTACTTTGAAGGGGATGAAGAGGCACTCCCTTCAGTTCTTGAGGCCATTTTGCGGAGAAAGTTGGCTGGGAAGCATGAGGAGAcggatgatgaattgatggatgaattggAGGTGCAACCACGAGACGATGTGGATGATGAAGAGTTCGAATCAGATTTTGATAATTTGTACTCGACTGATGAAGAGATAGAAAATTTGTATAGTGCCCGGGATATTGTCGTGAAGAGAATGGTCAAGGATGAGTACTTTAACATGGATGATCAGAAGTGGGATGAAATGATTAAGGAAGCTGTTCAGCATGGATATCTTAAAGACACAAAGGAGTGCGAGGAAATTCTAGAGGACATGCTTAGCTGGGACAAACTCCTCCCAG ATGAGATGAAGAAAAAGGTGGAAGAAAGGTTTAATGAGCTAGGCGATATGTGTGAACGAGGCGAGCTTGAAGTTGAAGAAGCTTATGAGCAATTCAAGGAATTCGAGGATCAGATGGTAATGGAATACGGAAAGATGATGGAAGCTGAGGGCCCACCAAAATTTGATGAGACGGCTGTACCAGACTTAAAAAAGAACTTGGATGATCCACCTGGTGAGGGACCAATCCTTAGGTGGCAAACTCGGGCGGTGTTTGCTCCTGGTGGTGATGCGTGGCATCCCAAAAACAGAAAAGTAAAGATGTCTGTTACAGTGAAGGAGCTCGGGCTTTCAAAGCATCAATTCCGCCGGTTACGAGAGCTTGTTGGAAAGAGATACCATCCAGGCAAAGATGAACTTACAATTACTAGTGAGAG GTTTGAACACCGTGAAGAGAACAGAAAAGATTGTCTCAGAACACTCTTTTCTCTCATTGAGGAAGCCGGAAAAGCTAACAAAATGGTGGAGGAGGCTCGTACTAAATATGTCAAGAACAGGCTTCGAGCCAATCCAGCATTCATGGAGAGATTGCGTGCAAAGACGATGAAATTGCAAGAATCTACTACATTCCCATAA